One Acidobacteriota bacterium genomic window carries:
- a CDS encoding NAD(P)-dependent oxidoreductase, producing the protein MSKPKLLITGINGLIGRVLRDPLSDSFEVYGLDLTPPFSDRVLQADIADARQVSQALDKLAAVRYVVHLAAQIAVDTAWEPVLRVNIQGTRNLYEAARVSGVKRVVFASSNHVTGAYEGFAPNLNLHRQAEPVPITVSHPMRPDSDYGVSKAFGEILARYYCARWGMESICIRIGSVRRDDDPTTDPRFLRTWLSHRDLVHLVECCLSANVTYGVYYGISNNKGAFWDLSNARAELGYAPRDDASRRITG; encoded by the coding sequence ATGTCCAAACCCAAACTGCTCATCACCGGCATCAACGGTCTCATTGGAAGGGTCCTGCGAGACCCTTTGAGTGATTCCTTCGAGGTCTACGGGCTGGATCTCACGCCGCCGTTTTCCGACCGGGTCCTCCAGGCCGATATCGCCGACGCCCGCCAGGTGTCGCAGGCTCTCGACAAGCTGGCGGCGGTCCGATACGTCGTGCATCTGGCGGCCCAGATCGCCGTCGATACCGCTTGGGAGCCTGTGCTCCGGGTGAACATCCAGGGGACCCGCAACCTCTACGAGGCCGCCCGGGTGTCGGGGGTCAAACGGGTGGTCTTCGCCAGCTCGAACCACGTCACCGGCGCCTACGAAGGCTTCGCGCCCAACCTGAATCTCCACCGGCAGGCGGAACCGGTTCCCATCACGGTGAGCCACCCCATGCGCCCGGACAGCGACTACGGCGTCAGCAAGGCCTTCGGCGAGATTCTGGCCCGCTACTACTGTGCCCGTTGGGGAATGGAATCGATCTGCATCAGGATCGGATCGGTGCGCCGGGACGACGATCCCACCACCGATCCCAGGTTTCTGCGCACCTGGCTGAGCCACCGCGACCTGGTCCACCTGGTGGAGTGCTGTCTGAGCGCCAATGTCACCTATGGCGTCTACTACGGCATATCCAACAACAAGGGAGCCTTCTGGGATCTTTCCAATGCCCGGGCCGAGCTGGGCTATGCCCCCCGGGACGACGCCTCGCGGCGCATTACCGGATAG
- a CDS encoding selenocysteine synthase has protein sequence MQPKNRLWGRRRFLSGAAWLSTSPTWLAAAGLERTATSPPGTEDNVYSRLGVPTYINALGTVTRLGGTIMPAEVVRAMDEAGQHFVPMADLHEKVGERLARLIGVEAATVTSGAAGAITQGTAACVTRGDPDRMAQLPDTTGMPNQVIIQKSHREAYEAQIKLVGTRVVEVETIDQLEAAINPGTAMLFFINTFTPKGRIDRQTWVAMGKKHGVPTFNDAAADVPPKGRLSEYVSMGFDLVTFSGGKGLLGPQSSGLLLGRRDLVMAARRCGSPWGGIGRGMKVGKEEMIGLLAAVERYLKIDHQAEKRLLQSRVDTIASSLASIPGVHAESFVPEIANHVPHLSLEWDYDQISITTAEASGLLKQGNPPIETGGHRWLRPKSQSPKNMQGLTVSVWMLRPGEDRIVAERLKSLLAG, from the coding sequence ATGCAACCGAAAAACCGCCTTTGGGGCCGCCGCCGCTTCCTGTCGGGAGCTGCCTGGCTCTCGACGTCTCCGACTTGGCTGGCCGCCGCCGGGCTTGAACGGACAGCGACCTCGCCTCCAGGAACGGAAGACAATGTCTACAGCCGCCTGGGAGTCCCCACCTACATCAACGCCCTGGGGACGGTCACACGGCTGGGGGGAACCATCATGCCGGCCGAGGTGGTCCGGGCCATGGACGAGGCCGGACAGCACTTCGTCCCTATGGCCGATCTCCACGAAAAAGTGGGCGAGCGCCTCGCCCGACTGATTGGCGTGGAGGCCGCCACCGTCACCAGCGGGGCCGCTGGCGCCATCACCCAGGGAACCGCGGCTTGCGTCACCCGGGGAGACCCGGACAGGATGGCCCAACTGCCCGACACCACCGGCATGCCCAACCAGGTCATCATCCAGAAATCACACCGGGAAGCCTACGAAGCCCAGATCAAGCTGGTGGGCACCCGGGTCGTGGAAGTCGAGACCATCGACCAGTTGGAAGCCGCCATCAATCCCGGGACCGCCATGCTCTTCTTTATCAACACCTTCACCCCCAAGGGCCGGATCGATCGGCAAACCTGGGTTGCCATGGGAAAGAAGCATGGGGTTCCCACTTTCAACGACGCCGCCGCCGACGTGCCCCCCAAGGGGCGGCTGTCCGAGTATGTCAGTATGGGGTTCGACCTGGTGACCTTCAGCGGCGGCAAGGGCTTGCTGGGGCCCCAGAGTTCCGGCCTCCTGCTGGGCCGCAGGGACCTGGTAATGGCCGCCAGGCGGTGCGGGAGCCCTTGGGGCGGCATTGGCCGGGGCATGAAGGTCGGCAAGGAGGAGATGATCGGCCTGCTGGCGGCGGTGGAACGCTACCTCAAGATAGACCACCAGGCGGAGAAACGCCTTCTCCAGTCCCGGGTGGACACCATCGCCTCGTCTCTGGCCTCCATCCCGGGGGTGCACGCCGAGAGCTTTGTCCCGGAGATCGCCAACCACGTCCCCCACCTCAGCCTGGAGTGGGACTATGACCAGATCTCCATCACCACTGCCGAGGCCTCAGGGCTGCTCAAGCAGGGCAATCCGCCGATCGAGACGGGGGGCCACCGCTGGCTGCGGCCCAAGAGCCAATCCCCGAAAAACATGCAGGGCCTGACCGTTTCCGTCTGGATGCTTCGACCGGGAGAGGACCGGATTGTTGCCGAGCGCCTGAAATCGCTGTTGGCCGGCTAG
- a CDS encoding SAF domain-containing protein, which translates to MLHQRLAELEREGRPIRVGIIGAGTFGTQIVAQTCRIQGMRVAAIADLKLERAVRALSLGGVPREDIQVAKTAGEIDRAMDGDRPAVTAGAEELLGSRVDVVVEATGIPEVGAANGYRAIRQKKHLVMVTVEADILVGALLKRMADQAGLLYSMAYGDEPALAAELCDWARTLGFKLIASGKGTRFKLSFRKANPDDVPRMYGFKGKDYNASMFCSFLDGTKHSIEMAALSNATGLIPDIRGMHFPTADLREIPDKLCRRELGGVLENDGVVEAVSSIFPDDSPVERSLRGGLYAVVEGQDDFPVESMASYGEITGMIIGARSKHAMIYRPQHFIGHEVPIGIARMMIHREPVASVIGQISDVVAAAKKPLKAGTVLDGEGGYATYGMVERAEIVREERLVPIGLTHGAEVLEDIPEDGMITYDNVRLVDSELLQLRKKQDEMDG; encoded by the coding sequence ATGCTTCATCAACGACTGGCTGAACTGGAGAGAGAGGGGCGGCCCATCCGGGTCGGAATCATCGGCGCCGGAACCTTCGGAACCCAAATCGTGGCCCAGACCTGCCGTATACAGGGCATGCGGGTCGCGGCCATTGCCGACCTCAAGCTGGAACGGGCAGTCCGGGCCCTGAGCCTCGGGGGTGTCCCCCGCGAGGACATCCAGGTCGCCAAAACGGCCGGCGAGATCGACCGGGCCATGGATGGGGATCGCCCGGCCGTGACCGCCGGAGCCGAAGAGCTGCTCGGCAGCCGGGTGGACGTGGTGGTGGAAGCCACCGGAATTCCCGAGGTCGGTGCGGCCAACGGCTATCGGGCTATCCGGCAGAAGAAGCACCTGGTCATGGTAACGGTGGAAGCCGATATCCTGGTGGGGGCCCTGCTCAAACGGATGGCCGATCAAGCCGGCCTTCTTTACAGCATGGCCTATGGTGACGAGCCCGCCCTTGCCGCCGAGCTCTGCGACTGGGCGCGGACGCTGGGGTTCAAGCTGATCGCCTCCGGCAAGGGCACCCGCTTCAAGCTGTCCTTCCGCAAGGCCAATCCAGACGACGTCCCCAGGATGTACGGCTTCAAGGGCAAGGACTACAACGCCAGCATGTTCTGCTCTTTCCTGGACGGCACCAAGCACTCCATCGAGATGGCGGCCCTCTCCAACGCCACCGGCCTGATCCCCGACATCCGCGGGATGCACTTCCCCACGGCGGATTTGCGAGAAATCCCCGACAAGCTCTGCCGCAGGGAGCTGGGCGGCGTTCTGGAGAATGATGGGGTGGTGGAGGCCGTCAGCTCCATCTTTCCCGACGACTCCCCGGTGGAGCGCAGCCTGCGTGGAGGTCTCTATGCGGTGGTCGAAGGTCAGGACGACTTTCCGGTGGAGTCGATGGCCTCCTACGGAGAAATTACCGGCATGATCATCGGCGCCAGGAGCAAGCACGCCATGATCTACCGACCCCAGCACTTCATCGGGCACGAAGTCCCCATCGGGATCGCGCGCATGATGATCCACCGGGAGCCGGTGGCCTCGGTGATCGGGCAGATTTCCGACGTGGTGGCGGCCGCCAAGAAGCCCCTGAAGGCGGGAACCGTTCTGGACGGAGAGGGGGGCTACGCTACCTATGGCATGGTCGAGCGTGCGGAGATAGTCCGGGAGGAACGATTGGTTCCCATCGGACTGACCCACGGCGCCGAAGTGCTCGAGGACATCCCGGAAGATGGCATGATCACTTACGACAACGTGAGGCTGGTGGATTCGGAGCTCCTGCAACTCAGAAAGAAACAGGACGAAATGGACGGATAG
- a CDS encoding pentapeptide repeat-containing protein codes for MSVRTPIRRRRPKQGPVVLALFLLTVMVGSYQAPATVPVPQEGRSTQQEPAGESPRFTYRGEQGCADNDGVQGLNPDFRGECGDLRKADLFKTDLQGSNLSGANLSGASLTDVNLQGAKLVGARLIEAILTRTDLREADLTGADLTGAHVSRTQFQGARLNRANLSEAVIRNTDLRGVELDQAQFSRMILFGVNLSGVDLSQRSWEGVEVSSSDLSRAVLTGLNFRNGFSDKVDFMQADLGQADFTKAEVYRGNFIGANLREAKLSQSQLTQANLTGAQLEKADLSQANLTQADLSDASLAQANLNKATLDEALLTGADLQNADLSGASLSGSDLKETDLRGADLTGAVVGDEGRVLATGNPDAPLLRPTEVAGATCDQATQLPDKLLCKKQALEFVASARVVKVSRKRPRRVAAKASDLMKPGTRPTSKNWPLFLKTVRARTFDYERKLPEFVCNQTTRRYRQIGRGGWTQEDFLAHELSYHDKQKHYRNVGASRAAPQTAGEFGPAIAELFSPQSQAILELERLEKISGREVARVRFSVASEHSKRTLRVSDEESVTFGYEGQCWIDLKDFQVVRFRAKDTEIPKDSPIKAYELSIDYKKIGIGKRSYYLPTRMQETVRTSFIGNRNLGLIASEGGPGSPVQSRNFDNISTRFVTLFGKYRDYAQRAKAN; via the coding sequence ATGAGTGTCCGTACCCCCATCAGGCGTCGCCGGCCCAAGCAGGGACCGGTGGTGCTGGCGCTGTTTCTGCTGACGGTGATGGTCGGCTCTTACCAGGCCCCAGCGACCGTCCCCGTCCCGCAGGAAGGCCGGTCGACCCAGCAGGAACCCGCTGGCGAGAGCCCTCGTTTCACCTACCGGGGTGAACAGGGATGCGCCGACAACGATGGGGTTCAGGGGCTCAATCCCGATTTTCGAGGGGAGTGCGGCGACCTCCGGAAGGCTGATCTGTTCAAGACCGACCTGCAGGGCAGCAACCTGTCCGGCGCCAATTTGTCGGGCGCATCCCTGACCGACGTCAATCTCCAGGGAGCAAAACTGGTTGGAGCCAGGCTCATCGAGGCCATCCTCACACGAACCGACCTGCGGGAAGCCGACCTGACCGGCGCCGATCTGACGGGCGCCCACGTTTCGCGAACCCAGTTTCAGGGAGCCAGGCTCAATCGAGCCAACTTGAGCGAGGCCGTCATCCGAAACACCGACCTGCGGGGCGTCGAGCTGGATCAGGCGCAGTTCTCACGGATGATCCTGTTCGGGGTCAACCTCAGCGGGGTCGACTTGAGCCAGAGGAGCTGGGAAGGAGTGGAAGTCTCTTCCTCCGACCTCAGCCGGGCGGTGCTCACCGGACTCAACTTTCGAAACGGGTTTTCCGACAAGGTGGACTTCATGCAGGCCGACCTCGGTCAGGCCGACTTCACCAAGGCGGAGGTGTACCGCGGCAACTTCATCGGAGCCAATCTTCGGGAAGCCAAGCTCTCCCAGAGCCAGCTGACTCAAGCCAATCTGACCGGGGCTCAGCTGGAGAAGGCCGATCTCAGCCAGGCCAACCTGACACAGGCCGACCTGAGCGACGCCTCCCTGGCCCAGGCAAACCTGAACAAGGCCACCCTGGACGAGGCGCTGCTGACAGGAGCCGATCTGCAGAACGCCGACCTGTCGGGAGCTTCCCTGTCGGGGAGCGATCTCAAGGAGACCGACCTGCGGGGAGCCGACCTGACCGGGGCGGTGGTCGGAGATGAGGGCCGAGTCCTGGCGACCGGCAACCCCGACGCTCCCCTGCTGCGCCCAACCGAAGTGGCGGGGGCAACCTGCGATCAGGCGACGCAACTGCCCGACAAGTTGCTATGCAAGAAGCAGGCCCTGGAATTTGTGGCCTCGGCCCGGGTGGTCAAGGTCTCCCGCAAACGCCCCCGGCGCGTCGCCGCCAAAGCGTCAGACCTGATGAAGCCGGGAACCAGGCCCACCAGCAAAAACTGGCCGCTGTTCCTGAAGACCGTTCGCGCCAGGACCTTTGACTATGAGCGCAAACTGCCTGAATTCGTCTGCAACCAGACCACCCGCCGCTACCGCCAGATCGGCCGGGGGGGATGGACGCAGGAGGATTTCCTGGCTCACGAACTCTCCTATCACGACAAGCAGAAGCATTACCGGAACGTGGGCGCCAGCAGAGCTGCTCCCCAGACGGCAGGCGAGTTCGGTCCCGCCATCGCCGAGCTCTTCTCCCCTCAATCCCAAGCCATTCTGGAACTGGAACGCCTGGAAAAAATCAGCGGCCGCGAAGTGGCGCGCGTCCGCTTTAGTGTCGCGTCCGAGCACTCCAAACGAACCCTCCGCGTCAGCGACGAGGAATCCGTCACCTTCGGGTATGAGGGACAATGTTGGATCGACCTCAAGGACTTCCAGGTGGTGCGGTTTCGCGCCAAGGACACCGAGATCCCCAAGGATTCCCCCATCAAGGCCTACGAGCTCAGCATCGACTACAAGAAGATTGGAATCGGCAAGCGATCCTACTACCTTCCGACCAGAATGCAGGAGACGGTGAGGACCAGCTTCATCGGAAACAGAAATCTAGGCCTGATTGCTTCTGAGGGAGGCCCGGGGTCCCCGGTGCAGTCGAGAAATTTCGACAACATTTCCACGCGGTTCGTGACTCTCTTCGGCAAGTACCGGGACTACGCGCAGCGCGCGAAGGCCAATTGA